The segment TACCGTAAACCTAAATCTTTTCAATCCTGTGTTTGTACACCACTCCCCTGTCGGCGAGCTCTTTCAGCATGAACTCCACGCACTCGGGCTGCTCGCCGATGAACTCGGGGGCGATGATCCCCCGGCGCTTGAACAGGCCGCGGCCGAGCATGCGCACGGCAGCGGTGGCCGTGTAACCGGTGGTGCGGGCCATGGAGTGGACGTTGCTGGCGGCATCGAAGCGGTCGAGCAGGTCGTAGACATAGCGCAGCCTGTCGCCTCCCTTCTCCCCTTCCACCAGCACCTGCATGACGGTGATGTCGGTCTCGCCCGGCTGCAGCTTCCAGATCGGAAAAAGCAGCTTGGCCGTCAGGTCGAGCGGGCGGATGCGCATGCCGTGGACCTCGACCGGCTCCTGGCTGAAGAAGCCGGTTTCGCGCAGGACGGCGATCTTTTCGATGTGGCCGGGATAGCGCAGGGTTTTCTCCTTCATGTTGGGGATGTCCAGGGTGCGCACCAGGGTGCGCAGGCCGTCGCTGTTGAAGGCGACCAGGGAGCTGACGCCGGGGACGTTCAGGTACTCGGCGTCGGACAGGGCGGGGCGCACCACCAGCTTGCCGTTCTCCATGTAGCGCGCCGGACGGATGTATTCCTCGATCACGTCGCTGGGCGAAAAGACGGCCTTGTACTCATAGGGCCAGATGCGCGTCTCGGGGAGACCGCCGACGTAGATCAGGGCCGAATGGGTCTTGTCCAGCAGATGGTGCACGTGGCCGACCAGGATGTTGCTCATCCCCGGGGCCACCCCGCAGTCGACGATGGCGGTCACCCCGTTTTTTTGCGCCAGTTCATCGAGCAGGAAGGGATCCTCGGGGAAAAAGGCGATGTCGACCACATCCTTGCCGGCCTCGATCACCGCTTTCAGAGTCTGGAAGCCCAGAAATCCCGGGACGGCGTTAAGCACCATGTCGTGCCCTGAAACCAGCTCCTTCACCTTGGCCGCGTCGGACAGGTCGACCTGGATTGTTTTTACCGACTTGCCGGCGGCGCACTTGCGCAGCGAATCGGAACTGATGTCAACGACGCTGACAGCGAACGACGCGTCCCCGGCCAGGTCGATGGCAATGGGGGCGCCGATCAGGCCCGAGCCCAGGACGATTATTTTCTTTTGCTTCATGTTTATTCTCCTTGGATTTTCATTTTGGGGGAATGGTTTAAATGCTAAGAGGACAGGGAGAAAAGGGGATCAAAGGCCGCTGAAACGGTTGAGAAAAGCAACCGTAAGGCAATGGTGCTTGTTTGTCGTCATCAAGACATTGTAATCCAGGAATAACGCATTGTAAATAGGCTATTTCATGATCTGGATCCGGCCCATGGCCGGCTGCGGCACCAGGGCCTTGGAGAGGGCGCTGACCCCTTCGCCGACGTAGAACGCCGCCACCAGCACCACCGCTGAAAGGATCAAGCCCATGGCGATGTTTCCCTTCTGCAGCTCCTTGCCCGGCGTGATGCGGCGGGCCAGGCGGCCGAACAGGCGCAGGGTCAGCGAGATGGTGAACAACGCCAGGATCATCGACATGACCAGGTGGCCGACGACCAGCAGCAGCAGCTCCCAGAGGGGCAAGCCGCTCTGCATCGGGGCCGAGAGCTGCAGGCGCACCATGCCGACCACGGCCGTGAGCCCTTTTTCCAGTATGATGGAGGCGGAGATGAGGATGGTGGCCATCAGCAGGCCCACGGCAACGTTGCCGTTCTTGATCTCGCTTTCCATGTCGAAATCGGGGTTGGCGCGGATGAACAGCCGGTAGGTCAGGTAGATCACCAGCCCCGACATCACCACCAGCAGGGCGAATTCAAAAAGACTGATCAACAGACGGGTCACAAACATGTCGCCTCCTTTCAAATCCAGCTGCGCTGGATAAGTACCTTT is part of the Candidatus Aminicenantes bacterium genome and harbors:
- a CDS encoding saccharopine dehydrogenase family protein; this encodes MKQKKIIVLGSGLIGAPIAIDLAGDASFAVSVVDISSDSLRKCAAGKSVKTIQVDLSDAAKVKELVSGHDMVLNAVPGFLGFQTLKAVIEAGKDVVDIAFFPEDPFLLDELAQKNGVTAIVDCGVAPGMSNILVGHVHHLLDKTHSALIYVGGLPETRIWPYEYKAVFSPSDVIEEYIRPARYMENGKLVVRPALSDAEYLNVPGVSSLVAFNSDGLRTLVRTLDIPNMKEKTLRYPGHIEKIAVLRETGFFSQEPVEVHGMRIRPLDLTAKLLFPIWKLQPGETDITVMQVLVEGEKGGDRLRYVYDLLDRFDAASNVHSMARTTGYTATAAVRMLGRGLFKRRGIIAPEFIGEQPECVEFMLKELADRGVVYKHRIEKI
- a CDS encoding DUF350 domain-containing protein; translation: KGTYPAQLDLKGGDMFVTRLLISLFEFALLVVMSGLVIYLTYRLFIRANPDFDMESEIKNGNVAVGLLMATILISASIILEKGLTAVVGMVRLQLSAPMQSGLPLWELLLLVVGHLVMSMILALFTISLTLRLFGRLARRITPGKELQKGNIAMGLILSAVVLVAAFYVGEGVSALSKALVPQPAMGRIQIMK